In Fluviispira sanaruensis, a genomic segment contains:
- a CDS encoding 2OG-Fe(II) oxygenase has product MALKEDILLEKNFCIIDNFLGEDLREKVWKYFQNLDFTFVNNSKWKKVFHPNDGTPLESKTFTYKHENIINNYPTGLSIDILFDELNKHNEFVDLYIGKNWKWYYLKPFIYPINSSLQWHDDGYSLGAFIYYCHNNWKTEWGGELLVSNKIEKYNNDKLKNSEIFFDNNFYSDLINDQKFYYSIPPKKDRAIFIKSKTLHKVNSVSNNAGNNMRCSISGQFYG; this is encoded by the coding sequence GTGGCTCTAAAAGAGGATATTTTATTAGAAAAAAATTTTTGTATTATTGATAATTTTTTAGGAGAGGATCTCCGTGAAAAAGTTTGGAAATATTTTCAAAATTTAGATTTTACATTTGTTAATAATTCAAAATGGAAAAAAGTTTTTCATCCGAATGATGGAACTCCATTAGAATCTAAAACATTTACTTATAAACATGAAAATATTATAAATAATTATCCAACTGGACTCTCTATAGATATATTATTTGATGAATTGAATAAACACAACGAATTTGTTGATTTATATATTGGAAAAAATTGGAAGTGGTATTATTTAAAACCATTTATCTATCCCATTAATTCATCTTTGCAGTGGCACGATGACGGTTATTCATTGGGTGCGTTTATTTATTATTGCCATAACAATTGGAAAACTGAATGGGGAGGGGAGTTGTTAGTTTCAAATAAAATAGAAAAATATAATAATGATAAATTAAAAAATTCTGAAATATTTTTTGATAATAATTTTTATTCTGATTTAATCAATGATCAAAAGTTTTATTATTCAATTCCCCCCAAAAAAGACCGTGCTATTTTTATTAAATCTAAAACCTTGCATAAAGTTAATTCGGTATCAAATAATGCTGGAAATAATATGAGATGCTCAATTTCAGGACAGTTTTATGGTTGA
- a CDS encoding peptidylprolyl isomerase, whose protein sequence is MTLVKMITNLGEITIELDDEKAPMTASNFVKYVKSEHFDGSIFHRVIPGFMIQGGGFTVEMKEKKTNNPIENEAKNGLGNERGTIAMARTNDPHSATAQFFINLTNNDFLNNRGAQWGYAVFGKVTEGMDVVDAIAKVKTGRHGFHDDVPTTPVIIESARIVEAN, encoded by the coding sequence ATGACTTTAGTAAAAATGATTACAAATCTGGGTGAAATTACAATTGAACTCGACGATGAAAAAGCACCTATGACAGCTTCAAACTTCGTTAAATATGTTAAATCTGAGCATTTTGATGGCTCTATTTTTCACCGAGTGATTCCTGGATTTATGATCCAAGGTGGTGGATTTACTGTTGAAATGAAAGAAAAGAAAACAAATAATCCAATAGAAAATGAAGCAAAAAATGGTCTAGGTAACGAACGTGGCACAATTGCTATGGCACGGACCAACGATCCACACTCTGCAACAGCTCAGTTCTTTATTAACTTAACAAATAACGATTTTCTAAACAACCGTGGAGCTCAATGGGGCTATGCGGTCTTCGGTAAAGTGACTGAAGGAATGGATGTTGTCGACGCTATTGCTAAAGTCAAAACAGGCCGTCATGGTTTTCATGACGATGTGCCAACAACTCCTGTGATCATCGAATCAGCGAGAATTGTTGAGGCGAATTAA
- a CDS encoding 2OG-Fe(II) oxygenase: MVEIIQNEHNKNQLSSLIYSNFKQESKPFNHLYIENFFNREYALSLYQKASCIPSSNYKLHKTGYNYALFADKEFYNFVYSDDFLRFIYNSFNLNISRSKYYKYPQVYKFDPSFRGLPIHNDFNQNRDFTVIFYLSPDWNPSFGGELFLYDKKYISILNNDRNSVGQVRNKSASEEAEVKKVSPYFNLFFAFQISQFSWHSVSAVLNGWTRYALIVDFDKR, from the coding sequence ATGGTTGAAATAATTCAAAATGAACATAATAAAAATCAATTATCTTCTTTAATTTACTCAAATTTTAAACAAGAATCTAAACCATTTAATCACTTATATATCGAAAATTTTTTCAATAGAGAATATGCTTTATCTTTATATCAAAAAGCTTCATGCATACCATCTTCAAATTATAAACTGCATAAGACTGGATATAATTACGCTTTATTTGCTGATAAAGAGTTTTATAACTTTGTTTATTCTGATGATTTTTTAAGATTTATTTATAATAGTTTTAACTTAAATATATCAAGATCAAAATATTATAAATATCCTCAAGTATATAAGTTCGATCCTTCATTTCGAGGATTACCAATTCATAATGATTTTAATCAAAATAGAGACTTTACAGTAATATTTTATCTTTCACCTGATTGGAATCCATCCTTCGGTGGTGAATTATTTTTATATGACAAAAAATATATTTCTATCTTAAATAATGATAGAAATTCTGTCGGTCAGGTTCGAAATAAAAGTGCTTCTGAAGAAGCTGAAGTGAAAAAAGTAAGCCCATATTTCAATTTGTTCTTTGCTTTTCAAATTTCACAGTTTTCATGGCACTCAGTCAGTGCTGTTTTAAATGGATGGACACGTTATGCCTTAATTGTTGATTTTGATAAACGATAA
- a CDS encoding transposase yields MWSAKGIRAEYKNENNYLNSWIYGAININTGKRLKLVLPTLNSENMQIILNIFSGKKKRSEHVLMILDGSKAHNNCKIVVPKIITLHFLSLYMPQLNHIERL; encoded by the coding sequence ATTTGGAGTGCAAAAGGGATTCGCGCTGAGTATAAAAATGAAAATAATTATTTAAATTCATGGATATATGGAGCAATAAATATTAATACTGGTAAAAGACTCAAATTAGTTCTGCCAACTTTAAACAGTGAAAATATGCAGATAATTTTGAATATTTTCTCAGGAAAAAAAAAGAGAAGTGAACATGTTCTAATGATATTGGATGGCTCAAAAGCGCATAATAATTGTAAGATTGTTGTTCCGAAAATTATTACTTTACACTTTCTTTCTCTCTATATGCCTCAATTAAATCATATTGAAAGATTGTAG
- a CDS encoding winged helix-turn-helix domain-containing protein yields MGLRKVKPRPVHVKNDPKVIAEWRKNFPKVLD; encoded by the coding sequence ATAGGTTTAAGAAAAGTCAAACCGAGACCAGTGCACGTTAAAAATGATCCAAAAGTTATTGCAGAATGGAGAAAAAATTTTCCTAAAGTTTTAGATTAA
- the rpsB gene encoding 30S ribosomal protein S2 → MTVEVQMRDLLDAGVHFGHQIRRWNPKMRPFIYGERNGIHIIDLQKTQKLFKDALSFVEQTVADGGHILFVATKKQAQEIIVEEAERAGMFHIHHRWLGGMMTNWQTVRSSITKLKRIEKMANDGTYESITKREVSLKERLRIKLERSLGGIKNMPGLPSAIFVIDAKKEFTAIAEANRLGIPVIAVTDTNSDPHGIDYIIPGNDDSLKAIKLYASLISDAALEGKQRRRSELTKEDSSFSSEGGRSQVKVKRLKSRDEDEAN, encoded by the coding sequence ATGACTGTTGAAGTACAAATGCGCGACTTATTAGATGCTGGCGTTCACTTTGGTCACCAAATTCGCCGTTGGAACCCAAAAATGCGTCCGTTTATTTACGGTGAGCGCAATGGCATTCACATTATCGACCTTCAAAAAACACAAAAACTCTTTAAAGATGCACTTTCTTTTGTTGAGCAAACTGTAGCAGATGGCGGACATATCCTCTTTGTTGCAACTAAAAAACAAGCTCAAGAAATTATCGTAGAAGAAGCAGAAAGAGCAGGAATGTTCCACATTCACCACCGCTGGCTCGGTGGTATGATGACTAACTGGCAAACTGTACGTTCAAGCATCACTAAGCTTAAACGTATTGAAAAAATGGCTAATGACGGAACTTACGAAAGCATTACAAAACGTGAAGTTTCTCTTAAAGAGCGCCTTCGCATTAAGCTTGAGCGTTCACTCGGCGGAATCAAAAATATGCCAGGTCTTCCTTCTGCTATTTTTGTAATCGATGCTAAAAAAGAATTCACAGCGATTGCAGAAGCAAACCGTCTTGGAATTCCAGTTATCGCAGTTACAGATACAAACAGCGATCCACATGGCATCGACTATATTATCCCTGGAAACGACGATAGCCTTAAAGCTATTAAGCTTTATGCAAGCCTTATCTCCGATGCAGCTCTCGAAGGCAAACAACGCCGTAGATCTGAATTGACTAAAGAAGACTCCTCCTTCTCTTCTGAAGGTGGACGCTCCCAAGTTAAGGTGAAACGTCTTAAATCTCGCGATGAAGACGAAGCAAACTAA
- a CDS encoding 50S ribosomal protein L11 methyltransferase encodes MDMQILYHNRMLADESRCNLFKEVIKRKVNKETILVDIGTGTGLLSSFALEIGAKEVYSIEYFKDASEFSEKFLTQKWSNVKCINKSSYEVCISDVKPNILVTETIGLLGPEENIVELTHDFYKRHKSISSIVPKKLKLYYQFLNSERVEIYLNSIISNFSKYDYLKESTEDLKNLFSNKIRTSIINDCIKNKISTPFLIKEYTFGVDHDSSFSTNIKLIPDGDCKYNLIHFYFDAYLDDETVLSSNCFSKTTHWCHSYVYIPNSKKNKTLNISYKSKEKKVNVKWL; translated from the coding sequence ATGGATATGCAAATATTATACCACAATAGAATGCTTGCGGATGAAAGTAGATGTAATTTATTTAAAGAAGTCATAAAAAGAAAAGTTAACAAAGAAACTATTCTGGTTGATATTGGAACGGGTACTGGATTATTATCATCATTTGCTTTAGAAATTGGCGCAAAAGAAGTATATTCAATAGAATATTTTAAAGACGCTTCAGAATTTTCAGAGAAATTTTTAACTCAGAAATGGAGCAATGTTAAATGCATAAATAAATCATCTTATGAAGTCTGTATATCTGATGTTAAGCCTAATATTCTAGTAACAGAAACAATAGGACTTCTTGGTCCAGAAGAGAATATTGTAGAACTCACTCATGATTTTTACAAGAGACATAAATCCATTTCAAGCATTGTCCCTAAAAAATTAAAATTATACTACCAGTTTTTAAATTCTGAAAGAGTCGAAATTTATTTAAATAGCATTATTTCTAATTTTTCAAAATATGATTATTTAAAGGAATCTACAGAAGATTTAAAAAATTTATTTTCGAATAAAATAAGAACATCAATAATTAATGATTGTATTAAAAATAAAATATCTACACCATTTTTAATCAAAGAATATACCTTTGGTGTTGATCATGACAGTTCATTTTCAACTAATATTAAATTAATTCCTGATGGAGATTGTAAGTATAATCTTATTCATTTTTATTTTGATGCCTATCTTGATGATGAAACAGTGTTATCATCAAATTGTTTTTCCAAAACAACACATTGGTGTCATTCATATGTCTATATTCCAAATTCAAAAAAGAATAAGACTTTGAATATATCTTATAAATCTAAAGAAAAAAAGGTAAATGTAAAGTGGCTCTAA
- the lipA gene encoding lipoyl synthase yields MPEKINLNQNYTPQNLLDSLESRKEIYAKLAALAIEPEIHPKTGRPLKPQWLKVGLTGGEVLFNIKKDLREKKLYTVCEEAKCPNISGCWNTGTATFMILGDVCTRGCRFCHIKTGNPGGLLDKEEPYKVAESIRMMNLNYAVITMVDRDDIPDGGAAHIAETILAIHKENPRTKVEILAGDFRGQIESIEQVVHAGRGLDVFAHNVETVRRLSPRVRDARAKYDQSLKVLENALKIGPKGMYTKSAIMLGLGEDFAEIEETLCDLRQAGTEIITIGQYLQPTTKHLTVKRFVHPEEFEYWKTRAKELGFKAVAAGPLVRSSYKASELFPV; encoded by the coding sequence ATGCCAGAGAAAATCAATTTAAATCAAAATTACACCCCACAAAATCTGCTAGACAGTCTTGAAAGCCGTAAAGAAATTTATGCAAAGCTTGCCGCTCTTGCCATTGAACCCGAAATTCATCCAAAAACAGGGCGCCCCCTAAAACCTCAATGGCTCAAAGTAGGCCTAACGGGTGGGGAAGTCCTGTTTAATATTAAAAAAGATCTCAGAGAGAAAAAGCTTTACACAGTCTGTGAAGAAGCAAAATGTCCTAATATATCTGGCTGCTGGAACACTGGCACCGCTACTTTTATGATTTTAGGGGATGTCTGCACGCGCGGCTGCCGCTTCTGCCATATTAAAACAGGCAACCCTGGGGGGCTGCTTGACAAAGAGGAACCATACAAAGTTGCTGAAAGCATTCGCATGATGAATCTCAACTATGCTGTTATTACTATGGTTGATAGAGATGATATTCCAGACGGAGGTGCTGCCCACATTGCCGAAACAATTCTAGCGATTCATAAAGAAAACCCTCGAACCAAAGTCGAAATTCTCGCCGGGGATTTCAGAGGGCAGATTGAAAGTATTGAACAGGTTGTCCATGCAGGCCGCGGCCTTGATGTTTTTGCCCACAATGTTGAAACCGTTCGGCGCTTAAGCCCACGCGTGCGCGACGCACGGGCAAAATACGACCAAAGTCTTAAAGTTCTTGAAAATGCTTTAAAAATTGGGCCTAAAGGTATGTACACAAAAAGTGCTATTATGCTTGGGCTGGGCGAAGATTTCGCTGAAATAGAAGAAACTCTTTGTGATCTGCGCCAAGCTGGCACAGAAATCATAACGATTGGTCAATACTTACAACCAACAACGAAACACTTGACCGTGAAGCGTTTCGTCCATCCCGAAGAATTTGAGTACTGGAAAACGCGTGCGAAAGAACTTGGTTTTAAAGCCGTTGCAGCAGGTCCTTTAGTCAGAAGCTCCTACAAAGCTTCGGAACTCTTTCCAGTATAA
- the thrS gene encoding threonine--tRNA ligase yields the protein MSSTVQVFLPDGSSRSLSTPATILDLAASIGSGLAKSAIAGKINGQSVDLDTPLTNGVKVEIITDRTKEGVEIIRHSTAHIMAMAIQELFPGTQITIGPVVENQFYYDVYPKEGTKIGTNDFPLIEKKMQEIVAKNIPVKRRVVSKDEAVAHFSKLGEKFKVEIVEALPEEGEIKIYGIGEWDDLCRGPHVPATGKLGAFKLMSVAGAYWRANKDNEQLVRIYGTAWANKKDLDAYLNMLEEAKKRDHILLGRQLNLFTLMSDIAPGAAFFFPNGAKLFTLLQNYIRVKWAKFGFQEIQSPQVMNVNLWKVSGHYENYREDMYVFKDDHDDEFGIKPMSCPGHVRMFMVGQKSYRDLPLRYGEFGIVHRNELSGTLHGLTRVRRITQDDGHIFCMLGQVQTEIVSALQFVKEAYSELGFNEVTYMLSTRPDNRMGAEEVWDIAEKALEDSLKEAQVQYSINPGDGAFYGPKIDFKVKDAIGRMHQCATIQLDFLMPMRFGATYQAANNTQEIPVMIHRAVLGSIERFMGVFIEHCAGHFPLGFAPIQCRVVTVTEAQEDYARKVSQYLKENGVRVETDFSNDKLGAKIRDAQLLKIPYMLVIGDKEAQTNTLTARYRDGKNLAPMSPEDFLTHVKSECGSFWGIDTNQK from the coding sequence GTGAGTTCAACTGTACAAGTTTTTTTACCTGATGGATCATCCCGTTCCCTTTCAACCCCCGCAACTATTCTTGACCTTGCAGCAAGTATTGGTTCTGGTTTAGCTAAAAGCGCAATTGCCGGAAAAATAAATGGGCAGTCTGTCGACCTCGATACCCCTTTAACGAATGGGGTAAAAGTCGAAATCATTACAGATCGTACTAAAGAAGGTGTTGAAATTATAAGACATTCCACTGCGCATATCATGGCAATGGCTATTCAAGAGCTCTTCCCTGGAACGCAGATTACGATTGGACCTGTGGTAGAAAATCAATTTTATTATGATGTTTACCCTAAAGAAGGAACTAAAATCGGCACAAACGATTTCCCTCTGATCGAGAAAAAAATGCAGGAAATAGTTGCTAAAAATATTCCTGTGAAAAGAAGAGTTGTGAGTAAAGATGAAGCTGTGGCTCATTTTTCCAAACTCGGGGAAAAATTTAAAGTTGAAATAGTAGAAGCCTTGCCTGAAGAAGGCGAGATAAAAATCTACGGAATAGGTGAGTGGGATGACCTCTGTCGTGGTCCCCATGTTCCTGCTACGGGCAAACTCGGGGCATTCAAACTGATGAGTGTTGCGGGTGCATACTGGCGCGCAAATAAAGACAATGAACAACTCGTCCGTATATATGGAACCGCTTGGGCAAATAAAAAAGACCTCGATGCTTATTTAAATATGCTAGAAGAAGCAAAAAAACGTGATCATATTTTACTTGGGCGTCAACTCAATCTCTTCACATTAATGAGTGACATTGCCCCGGGTGCAGCGTTCTTTTTTCCAAATGGAGCTAAGCTTTTTACCCTTTTGCAAAATTACATTCGAGTGAAATGGGCGAAATTTGGTTTTCAAGAAATCCAAAGTCCACAAGTTATGAATGTTAACTTATGGAAGGTCAGTGGACATTACGAAAATTATCGTGAAGATATGTACGTTTTTAAAGATGATCATGATGATGAATTTGGAATTAAACCCATGAGTTGTCCTGGCCACGTGCGCATGTTTATGGTGGGACAAAAATCCTATCGCGATTTACCGTTACGTTATGGTGAGTTTGGCATTGTGCACCGCAACGAATTAAGCGGAACATTGCATGGGTTGACTCGTGTGCGTCGTATCACACAAGATGATGGTCATATTTTTTGTATGCTTGGACAAGTTCAAACTGAAATTGTTTCCGCTCTACAATTTGTCAAAGAAGCTTATTCAGAACTTGGCTTTAATGAAGTGACTTATATGCTTTCTACACGCCCAGACAACCGTATGGGTGCTGAGGAAGTATGGGATATAGCAGAAAAGGCTTTGGAAGATTCTTTAAAAGAAGCACAAGTTCAATACAGCATTAACCCAGGTGACGGTGCATTTTATGGTCCGAAAATCGACTTTAAAGTGAAAGATGCCATTGGCCGTATGCATCAATGTGCAACGATCCAGCTTGATTTTTTGATGCCAATGCGTTTTGGTGCAACTTACCAAGCAGCTAATAATACACAAGAAATTCCCGTAATGATCCACCGTGCTGTGTTAGGTTCTATTGAGCGTTTTATGGGCGTATTTATTGAACACTGTGCAGGCCATTTCCCATTAGGATTTGCTCCTATTCAATGCCGTGTCGTAACAGTTACAGAAGCACAGGAAGATTATGCGCGTAAAGTTTCTCAGTACTTGAAAGAAAATGGTGTGCGTGTGGAAACAGATTTCAGCAACGACAAGCTGGGTGCTAAAATCCGCGATGCTCAATTGCTGAAAATTCCATACATGCTTGTTATTGGCGACAAAGAAGCGCAGACAAACACATTGACTGCAAGGTATCGGGACGGAAAAAACCTCGCTCCCATGTCACCAGAAGATTTTTTAACCCATGTTAAAAGCGAATGCGGGTCTTTTTGGGGAATTGATACTAATCAAAAATAA
- a CDS encoding phosphate signaling complex PhoU family protein: MSRISSLEMQLANVKSLLRTMCDAVHAGLQTLVQHFEHPNTNRLIKIVVLDSEIDNLERAIDASILQVFATQQPLGYELRLAYACAKIAHHVERIGDAVESLARQLVNGDVPEQKEIFLEMLLDTKNLFERSYTAMFDGDLSLIQEIHILDDKVDLKQRELNLIAKNILKKANKKSIEKALKIISMSSKLEKIADLCCNWAEQIDFAENGMARRTLRKRKYRLVFIDNIGGMIASLVASFLYKNVKDIVELSVITTQSIKSNNILNFTNLLVDYEITPQIFPIARITTVNWNNCLMLIKLGKFELSEEESDIVPNKTVQIHWPEIMIDPIDIENDPKKFKEFANVLTRRTNQLAQIIARTQEQN, translated from the coding sequence ATGTCGAGAATTTCTAGTCTTGAAATGCAGTTAGCGAATGTAAAATCATTATTAAGAACGATGTGTGATGCGGTACATGCTGGCTTGCAAACTTTGGTACAGCATTTTGAACATCCAAATACCAATCGATTGATCAAAATAGTCGTTCTCGACTCGGAAATAGATAATCTCGAGCGCGCCATAGATGCTTCTATATTACAAGTTTTTGCAACGCAGCAGCCATTGGGATACGAGCTGCGCTTGGCTTATGCTTGCGCAAAAATTGCCCACCATGTTGAGCGCATAGGAGATGCGGTTGAAAGTTTGGCGAGACAACTTGTCAACGGTGACGTACCAGAACAAAAAGAGATTTTTTTGGAAATGCTGTTAGATACGAAAAATTTATTCGAGCGTTCGTACACAGCCATGTTCGATGGTGATTTGTCATTGATTCAAGAAATTCATATTTTAGATGATAAAGTTGACTTAAAACAAAGAGAATTAAATCTTATAGCAAAAAATATTTTAAAAAAAGCTAATAAAAAAAGTATAGAAAAAGCGCTTAAAATAATTAGTATGAGTTCAAAATTGGAAAAGATTGCGGATTTATGTTGTAACTGGGCAGAACAAATAGATTTTGCAGAAAATGGCATGGCGAGAAGAACACTGAGAAAAAGAAAATATCGTTTGGTATTTATTGATAATATTGGTGGAATGATAGCAAGTCTCGTTGCGTCATTTTTATACAAAAATGTGAAGGATATTGTTGAGCTTTCTGTTATAACAACTCAATCGATAAAATCAAATAATATTCTTAACTTTACAAATTTACTCGTTGATTACGAAATCACCCCGCAAATTTTTCCTATTGCAAGAATAACAACTGTAAATTGGAATAATTGTTTGATGTTAATTAAACTAGGTAAATTTGAACTATCAGAAGAAGAATCCGACATAGTTCCCAATAAAACCGTTCAGATTCACTGGCCCGAAATTATGATCGATCCGATTGATATAGAAAATGATCCAAAAAAATTCAAAGAGTTTGCAAATGTTCTCACACGTAGAACAAATCAACTCGCGCAAATAATTGCACGAACACAAGAACAAAATTAA
- a CDS encoding SAM-dependent methyltransferase: protein MINVIGVGLDPDLDLTIAAKNKLQESPKVLTLASASISKKLEEMLIINENILYLYSNGNADQENYDRILNYIIETKKEYEEVSLAIPGHPMIGVTIVSMLLKQKNKYNYKVNAFPGVSSFDWMMIDLARDPIARGSMLLDANRFVLLNIQIDPQLDIFLYHICSVGTRKAWYRDPSKDNNLEILKLKLLNFYQEDKVINLVSSGSNFTINNDKSIIYSTQLKNIEEMRKYINFSSTLYIQAEKPKNIDFKYLNNLKHS, encoded by the coding sequence ATGATAAACGTGATTGGTGTTGGTCTGGACCCTGATTTAGATTTAACTATTGCCGCAAAAAATAAATTACAAGAATCTCCAAAAGTTTTAACACTTGCCTCAGCTTCAATTTCTAAAAAATTAGAAGAAATGTTAATTATAAATGAGAATATTTTATATTTATATAGTAATGGAAATGCTGATCAAGAAAATTATGACAGGATATTAAATTATATAATTGAAACAAAAAAAGAATATGAAGAAGTATCTCTCGCAATTCCAGGTCATCCCATGATTGGGGTAACTATTGTTAGCATGCTTTTAAAACAAAAAAATAAATACAATTATAAAGTAAATGCTTTTCCTGGAGTATCAAGCTTTGATTGGATGATGATTGATTTAGCTAGAGATCCCATTGCACGTGGTTCTATGTTATTGGATGCGAACAGATTTGTTCTTTTAAATATTCAAATTGATCCCCAATTAGATATTTTCCTTTATCATATATGCTCTGTCGGAACTCGAAAAGCATGGTACAGGGATCCCTCAAAAGATAATAATTTGGAAATTTTAAAACTTAAACTTTTAAATTTTTATCAAGAAGATAAAGTAATAAATTTAGTCTCTAGTGGATCTAATTTCACAATTAATAATGATAAATCTATAATTTATAGTACTCAGCTAAAAAATATTGAAGAAATGAGAAAATATATTAATTTTTCTTCCACATTGTACATTCAAGCTGAAAAACCAAAAAATATTGATTTTAAATACCTCAATAATTTAAAACATTCATAG
- a CDS encoding MFS transporter has translation MFKFLCININFFYFAIASLIMQIGIGLTQVAVYGHLARIDASPLYFTLAFSLATIPGLFSSQIGSYLSKKVNIIFLCVAIQLLGAFSLFLPILGINNNQIILLLFAEFISAFIAGFIYPISQIYIKRVFTDKNYLPLASKLDVYLFSINIIIGTFIGTLLYAYFNTENYLLINSLAYVISSFIYVIAYFTKKNISIKNLIITENFSFNKNNRFLNRRILFLKNFSIEQKYPFLILIYLPIATTPSISLLPTIGNKYGSNILILGINLTPALLFILAKTIGQIIGPMLIKNYMFEKFYNNKSVFIKCNFLFLLMYLVIYFIDNIYISIILIISAHIFSNIVFSLGMFATQRTFKIDEISDVSAKQYQISTFSMAIISLMSGFLVKYIPYYVLIFIPFIIIYLLLFFQENTAKSLILNKRKNSIDKVD, from the coding sequence ATGTTTAAGTTTTTATGTATAAATATTAATTTTTTTTATTTTGCTATCGCAAGTCTAATTATGCAAATTGGAATAGGACTAACTCAAGTAGCTGTTTATGGCCACTTGGCTAGGATTGATGCTTCTCCACTATACTTTACATTAGCTTTTTCACTAGCAACAATACCAGGATTATTTTCGAGTCAAATTGGAAGTTATTTATCAAAAAAAGTAAATATAATTTTTTTATGTGTTGCAATTCAATTATTAGGGGCATTTTCATTATTTTTACCTATCCTTGGAATAAATAATAATCAAATTATTTTACTACTTTTCGCTGAGTTTATTTCAGCTTTTATTGCTGGATTTATCTATCCAATTTCGCAAATATATATAAAAAGAGTATTTACAGATAAAAATTATTTACCATTAGCGTCTAAGTTAGATGTATATTTATTTTCTATAAATATAATTATTGGAACATTTATCGGAACTTTATTATATGCCTACTTTAATACAGAAAATTATCTACTGATTAATTCATTGGCATATGTAATTTCTTCATTTATATATGTTATAGCTTATTTTACAAAAAAGAACATTAGCATTAAAAATTTAATTATTACTGAAAATTTTTCTTTTAATAAAAATAATCGTTTTTTAAATAGGCGTATTTTATTTCTTAAAAATTTTTCTATAGAACAAAAGTATCCATTTTTAATCCTTATATATTTACCTATAGCAACCACTCCTTCAATATCTCTTCTTCCAACTATTGGAAATAAATACGGTTCCAATATTCTTATATTAGGAATAAATCTAACACCTGCTCTTTTGTTTATTTTAGCAAAAACGATTGGTCAAATCATAGGTCCTATGTTAATTAAAAATTATATGTTTGAAAAATTCTATAATAATAAATCAGTTTTTATAAAATGTAATTTTCTTTTCCTTTTGATGTATTTAGTTATTTACTTTATAGATAATATTTATATATCAATCATATTAATAATTTCAGCTCATATTTTTTCAAATATTGTATTTTCATTAGGCATGTTTGCGACTCAGCGAACTTTTAAAATCGATGAAATCTCTGATGTTTCCGCAAAACAATATCAAATATCTACTTTCTCAATGGCAATAATTTCTTTAATGAGCGGATTTTTAGTAAAGTATATACCTTACTATGTTTTAATATTTATACCTTTTATTATTATTTATTTATTACTATTTTTTCAAGAAAACACCGCTAAAAGTCTTATTCTTAATAAAAGGAAAAATTCTATAGATAAAGTAGATTAA